The Pseudomonas sp. S06B 330 genome contains the following window.
CCCAACTGCAGTTCATAAGGGCTCGACACCGACAGGTGCAGGTGCACCGCCGGGTGCTCCTGGCTGTAGGCACCAATGGCCTCGGCCAGCGGCAAGGCCCGATCGCCTACCGTCGAGTCGATCACCCCCAGGTTCAACGTCCCGCGCAGTTCACCCTTGAGCGCGGCGGCGTACTGCTCGAAGCCGTCCATTTCCGCCAGCAGGCGCAGGGTTTCCTGATGGAACAGCTCACCCTTACTGGTCAGGCTGAAGCCCCCTCGCCCGCGATGGCACAGCACGATACCCAGCGCCGCCTCCAGCTGACTCATGTAAGTGCTGATGGCTGAGGTCGAGAGGTTGAGTTCGCGCTGGGCGTTAGCAAAGCCCTGATGGCGCACGACGCTGACAAAAATGCGCAGGAGTTTCAGGTCAGGCAATGCAGAAGCCATGGTTCACAGGGTCCGAAAGGTGACATATGGCGAAAGTCTATCCAGTTCTCCGTCATTAGTTTAGAAAAACCTGAACTAAGTATTTGCCTGTAGCGATTCTTTTTGCTCACTACCTTTTGCAGACTCTGCCGCAATGCACCTGCTTGCCAGCGTTTGCGCGTTCTTGGCGCACCGGCCTGACAGGTTCCAACAACTAGAACAATCGAATCGATGAGGCCCGACCGTGGACAAGATTCTGCACCAACCACTGGGCGGCAACGAAATGCCGCGTTTCGGCGGCATCGCCACCATGCTCCGTCTCCCTCACCTGCAAAGTGCCGAAGGCCTTGATGCTGCCTTCATCGGCATCCCCCTGGACATCGGTACCTCGTTGCGCTCCGGCACCCGTTTCGGCCCACGGCAGATCCGCGCCGAGTCGGTGATGATCCGTCCCTACAACATGGCCACAGGCGCTGCTCCGTTCGATTCGATGTCGGTCGCCGATATCGGTGACGTGGCGATCAACACCTTCAACCTGCTTGACGCTGTGCGCATCATCGAAGAGGCCTACGACGAAATCCTCGAACACAACGTCATCCCAATGACCATGGGTGGTGACCACACCATTACCCTGCCGATCCTGCGGGCAATCCACAAGAAACACGGCAAGGTTGGCCTGGTGCACATCGATGCCCACGCTGACGTCAACGATCACATGTTCGGCGAAAAGATCGCCCACGGCACCACCTTCCGCCGCGCGGTGGAAGAAGGCCTGCTGGACTGCGACCGCGTCGTACAGATCGGTTTACGCGCCCAGGGTTATACCGCTGAAGACTTCAACTGGAGTCGCAAGCAGGGCTTCCGTGTAGTTCAGGCTGAAGAATGCTGGCACAAGTCCCTTGAACCACTGATGGCTGAGGTCCGCGAAAAAGTCGGTGGTGGCCCGGTCTACTTGAGCTTCGACATCGACGGTATCGACCCGGCCTGGGCCCCCGGTACCGGCACCCCGGAAATTGGTGGCCTGACCACCATCCAGGCCATGGAAATCATCCGTGGCTGCCAGGGTCTGGACCTGATCGGTTGCGACCTGGTAGAAGTCT
Protein-coding sequences here:
- the speB gene encoding agmatinase; the protein is MDKILHQPLGGNEMPRFGGIATMLRLPHLQSAEGLDAAFIGIPLDIGTSLRSGTRFGPRQIRAESVMIRPYNMATGAAPFDSMSVADIGDVAINTFNLLDAVRIIEEAYDEILEHNVIPMTMGGDHTITLPILRAIHKKHGKVGLVHIDAHADVNDHMFGEKIAHGTTFRRAVEEGLLDCDRVVQIGLRAQGYTAEDFNWSRKQGFRVVQAEECWHKSLEPLMAEVREKVGGGPVYLSFDIDGIDPAWAPGTGTPEIGGLTTIQAMEIIRGCQGLDLIGCDLVEVSPPYDTTGNTSLLGANLLYEMLCVLPGVARR